In a single window of the Terrirubrum flagellatum genome:
- a CDS encoding DUF2336 domain-containing protein, which produces MNAIGPLLKDLDLAASSDEDRRQRMLEQIADLYLGQSRDIQSEALDLFDEVLVRLASEITRRVRFDLSRKLADADRGPPRLVRQLVHDEVEVARPLIERGSMLSEDDLLSIAMTRGDDHRQIVASRPNIGVKVTDALVERGGQPVLRRVAANTTARISTNGFTRLVQRADGDEVLQRLLAERKDLPLNQVHNLIDIAGAAAKARLQQLLRDVDSKTVSAAVDGHIGRAHDLAGAATARRSYDAAIAAVAPFLHDRSLNENHVRLYAEHKKFEEMVCAVSGLTRVSLKTIEAVFDGADTDRFLVLCKALNFDWGTVKVMSRIGFAHHPVVKSAEQMRDSYEKLSQKTAHRIVQFLAERERGGTQTPA; this is translated from the coding sequence ATGAATGCCATTGGCCCGTTGCTGAAGGACCTCGATCTGGCGGCTTCGTCCGACGAGGACCGCCGGCAGCGCATGCTCGAGCAGATCGCGGACCTCTATCTCGGCCAGTCGCGCGACATCCAGAGCGAAGCGCTTGATCTGTTCGACGAGGTCCTCGTCCGCCTCGCCAGCGAGATCACGCGGCGCGTGCGCTTCGACCTGTCGCGCAAACTCGCCGACGCCGACCGCGGGCCGCCGCGACTGGTTCGCCAGCTCGTCCATGACGAGGTCGAGGTGGCGCGGCCGCTCATCGAACGCGGCTCAATGCTGTCGGAAGACGATCTCCTTTCCATCGCCATGACGCGCGGCGATGATCACCGCCAGATTGTCGCCTCGCGGCCGAATATCGGCGTCAAGGTCACCGACGCCCTGGTCGAGCGCGGCGGCCAGCCGGTTCTGCGTCGCGTCGCCGCCAACACCACGGCGCGCATTTCCACGAACGGCTTCACCCGCCTCGTGCAGCGCGCCGATGGCGACGAGGTGCTGCAGCGCCTCCTTGCCGAGCGCAAGGATCTGCCGCTCAATCAGGTTCACAATCTCATCGATATCGCCGGCGCCGCCGCCAAGGCGCGCCTGCAGCAGCTCCTGCGCGATGTCGATTCCAAGACCGTCAGCGCGGCGGTGGATGGCCATATCGGACGCGCCCATGATCTCGCCGGCGCCGCCACCGCGCGCCGTTCCTATGATGCGGCGATCGCCGCCGTCGCGCCGTTCCTGCACGACCGTTCGCTCAACGAGAATCATGTCCGGCTCTATGCCGAGCACAAGAAGTTCGAGGAGATGGTGTGCGCGGTGTCGGGCCTGACCCGGGTGTCTCTCAAGACGATCGAGGCGGTGTTCGACGGCGCCGACACCGATCGTTTCCTTGTGCTGTGCAAGGCGCTGAATTTCGACTGGGGCACGGTGAAGGTGATGTCGCGCATCGGCTTCGCTCACCATCCCGTGGTGAAATCAGCCGAGCAGATGCGCGATTCCTACGAGAAGCTGTCGCAGAAGACGGCGCACCGCATCGTGCAGTTCCTGGCCGAACGCGAGCGCGGCGGCACGCAGACGCCGGCGTAA
- a CDS encoding Hsp20 family protein encodes MSRVLTLNSPFLLGFDAVERALDRMSKAASDGYPPYNIERLPRTETNPERLRITLAVAGFRQEDLEVTLEENQLLIRGRQQDDKTREYLHRGIAARQFQRSFLLAEGMEVAGADLAHGLLSIDLARPEPERIVRKIDIIARD; translated from the coding sequence ATGTCGCGTGTGTTGACTTTGAATTCGCCGTTCCTGCTCGGCTTTGACGCCGTGGAACGGGCGCTCGACAGGATGTCGAAAGCCGCCTCAGACGGCTATCCGCCGTACAATATCGAACGGCTCCCCCGGACGGAAACCAATCCTGAACGGTTGCGCATCACGCTGGCCGTTGCGGGATTTCGCCAGGAGGATCTTGAAGTGACCTTGGAAGAGAACCAGTTGCTCATCCGCGGTCGCCAGCAAGACGACAAGACGCGGGAATATCTGCATCGCGGCATCGCCGCGCGGCAGTTCCAGCGTTCTTTCCTCCTCGCGGAAGGGATGGAGGTGGCTGGCGCCGATCTGGCGCACGGCTTGCTTTCCATCGATCTGGCCCGGCCTGAGCCGGAACGCATCGTGCGCAAGATCGACATCATCGCCCGGGACTGA
- a CDS encoding DUF1150 domain-containing protein, translated as MTHDKNILEQTDPITPEALAELGGGKVAYVKAMTSDDVQRIFPNAPAIQPGLKLFALLAADGSPIMLTDSKDTALANAWEHDLATVSVH; from the coding sequence ATGACCCACGACAAGAATATTCTCGAACAGACCGACCCGATCACGCCTGAAGCGCTCGCGGAGCTCGGCGGCGGCAAGGTCGCCTACGTCAAGGCGATGACGTCCGACGATGTGCAGCGCATTTTCCCGAATGCGCCCGCGATCCAGCCCGGCCTGAAGCTCTTTGCGCTGCTTGCAGCCGACGGCTCGCCGATCATGCTGACGGACTCAAAGGACACGGCTCTGGCCAACGCCTGGGAGCATGACCTCGCGACGGTGAGCGTGCACTGA
- a CDS encoding efflux RND transporter permease subunit — protein MRRFNLSEWAVHHQPLVLFFIIAIALGGFFSYQKLGRAEDPNFTIKVATITAIWPGATAQEMQDQVSDRMEKKLQELPFFNKVQTYTKPGFTAMQMEFKDYTRSGEMPQLFYQIRKKLTDIRSDLPTNLIGPNVNDEFGDVDSILYMLSGDGADYAQLKKVAEGFKQRLLRVPNVVKVNIYGAQDEKIFVEFSHAKLATLGVSVQQIFDSLQKQNAVVAAGVVETDAQRVPLRVTGAYDGVATVSETPIEANGRTFRLGDIATVTHGYQDPASFLVRQRGKPAIAVGVVMQRGGNIIDLGKGVDVAADEFIKAVPQGVEFERIADQPKVVDHAVEEFIRSFGEALAIVMAVSFLSLGWRTGIVVAMSVPLVLAMVFMVMNASGWDLHRITLGALIIALGLLVDDAIIAVEMMVVKMEQGWDRMKAASYAWTSTAFPMLTGTLVTAAGFLPIGFANSAVGEYTGGIFWVVGIALLASWIVAVVFTPYLGVKLLPNFAKNGAHHDHDAMYRTRTYNALRHVVEWCVRHRIIVIVATIGVFGGAIAAFTKVQQQFFPLSERPELFFEMRMPEGTSIGATLETARTAEKMLETSKTDIATYSTYIGQGSPRFWLGLNPQLPNEAFAQIVIVSKDVDARERIKARLEKMIGDGALSEARVRVDRFNFGPPVGFPVQFRVVGRDPMEVRRIAYEVREIMRANKNTRDPHLDWNEQAPSIKLELDQDRIRALGLAPQDVGNALQTLISGLSVTTVRSGTEKIDVVARAAKDERVDLNRLGDLTILSRNGVPVPLSQIAKASYGAEEPILWRRNRDMAITVRADVIDGVQPPDVTNQIWPKLADIRNALPAGYRLEIGGAVEESGKANASIFALFPLMFLVMLTLLMLQLQSFSRLLLVFMTAPLGIVGAALGLTLANQPFGFVALLGLIALAGMIMRNSIILVDQIEADYAGGAHTLSEAIVEATIHRARPVVLTAMAAILAMIPLSRSAFWGPMAVTIMGGLFIATLLTILFLPALYAMAFRKRLNKVAEAEPAQTGNAPVAANEDVDDGQMHLPLPQIAAE, from the coding sequence ATGCGCCGCTTCAATCTCTCCGAGTGGGCTGTCCATCATCAGCCGCTGGTGCTGTTCTTCATCATCGCCATCGCGCTCGGCGGCTTCTTCTCCTATCAAAAGCTCGGCCGCGCCGAGGACCCGAACTTCACCATCAAGGTCGCGACCATCACGGCCATCTGGCCGGGCGCCACTGCGCAAGAGATGCAGGACCAGGTGTCCGACCGGATGGAGAAGAAGCTGCAGGAGCTGCCTTTCTTCAACAAGGTGCAGACCTATACGAAGCCCGGCTTCACTGCGATGCAGATGGAGTTCAAGGACTACACCCGCTCCGGCGAGATGCCGCAGCTCTTCTACCAGATCAGGAAGAAGCTGACCGACATCCGCTCAGACCTGCCGACCAATCTTATCGGCCCGAACGTCAATGACGAATTCGGCGACGTCGACTCCATTCTCTACATGCTGAGCGGCGACGGCGCCGACTACGCCCAGTTGAAGAAGGTGGCCGAAGGCTTCAAGCAGCGGCTCCTGCGCGTGCCGAACGTCGTCAAGGTCAACATCTATGGCGCGCAGGACGAGAAAATCTTCGTCGAGTTCAGTCACGCCAAGCTCGCGACGCTTGGCGTCTCCGTGCAACAGATCTTCGACTCGCTGCAGAAGCAGAATGCGGTGGTCGCCGCCGGCGTCGTCGAGACCGACGCCCAGCGCGTGCCGCTGCGCGTCACGGGGGCCTATGACGGCGTCGCGACCGTGTCCGAAACGCCGATCGAGGCGAACGGCCGCACCTTCCGGCTCGGTGACATCGCGACCGTCACGCATGGCTATCAGGACCCCGCGAGCTTCCTCGTGCGTCAGCGCGGCAAGCCCGCCATCGCCGTCGGCGTCGTCATGCAGCGTGGCGGCAACATCATCGATCTCGGCAAGGGCGTCGATGTGGCGGCCGACGAGTTCATCAAGGCGGTGCCGCAAGGCGTCGAGTTCGAGCGCATCGCCGACCAGCCGAAGGTGGTCGATCACGCCGTCGAGGAGTTTATCCGGTCGTTCGGCGAGGCGCTCGCGATCGTGATGGCGGTGAGCTTCCTCTCGCTCGGATGGCGCACCGGCATCGTCGTCGCCATGTCGGTGCCGCTGGTGCTCGCCATGGTGTTCATGGTGATGAATGCGTCGGGTTGGGACCTGCATCGCATCACGCTCGGCGCGCTCATCATCGCGCTCGGTCTTCTCGTCGACGATGCGATCATCGCCGTCGAGATGATGGTGGTGAAGATGGAGCAGGGCTGGGACCGCATGAAGGCGGCTTCCTATGCCTGGACCTCGACCGCCTTTCCCATGCTGACGGGCACGCTCGTCACCGCGGCCGGCTTCCTGCCGATCGGCTTCGCGAATTCCGCGGTCGGCGAATATACCGGCGGCATCTTCTGGGTGGTCGGCATCGCGCTGCTCGCGTCATGGATCGTCGCCGTGGTGTTCACGCCCTATCTCGGCGTGAAACTGCTGCCGAACTTCGCCAAGAACGGCGCGCATCATGATCACGACGCGATGTACAGGACGCGCACCTACAATGCGCTGCGTCATGTGGTGGAGTGGTGCGTGCGTCACCGCATCATCGTGATCGTCGCGACCATCGGCGTCTTCGGCGGCGCGATCGCGGCCTTCACCAAGGTGCAGCAGCAATTCTTCCCGTTGTCGGAGCGCCCCGAACTCTTCTTCGAGATGCGCATGCCGGAAGGCACGTCGATCGGCGCGACGCTGGAAACGGCGCGCACCGCCGAGAAGATGCTGGAGACGTCGAAGACCGATATCGCGACCTATTCGACCTATATCGGTCAGGGCAGCCCGCGCTTCTGGCTCGGCCTCAATCCGCAGCTTCCCAACGAAGCCTTCGCGCAGATCGTGATCGTGTCGAAGGATGTCGATGCGCGCGAGCGCATCAAGGCGAGACTCGAGAAGATGATCGGCGACGGCGCGCTGAGCGAAGCCCGCGTGCGCGTCGACCGCTTCAATTTCGGTCCGCCCGTTGGCTTCCCCGTGCAGTTCCGCGTCGTCGGCCGCGATCCCATGGAGGTGCGCCGCATCGCCTATGAGGTGCGCGAGATCATGCGCGCCAACAAGAACACGCGCGATCCGCATCTCGACTGGAACGAGCAGGCCCCCTCGATCAAGCTCGAACTCGATCAGGATCGCATTCGCGCGCTTGGACTCGCGCCGCAGGATGTTGGCAATGCGCTGCAGACGCTGATCTCGGGCCTCTCGGTCACGACGGTCCGTTCCGGCACGGAGAAGATCGACGTCGTCGCGCGCGCCGCGAAAGACGAGCGCGTCGATTTGAACCGTCTCGGCGATCTCACCATCCTGTCGCGCAATGGCGTGCCGGTGCCGCTGTCGCAGATCGCCAAGGCGAGCTATGGCGCGGAAGAGCCGATCCTGTGGCGGCGTAATCGCGACATGGCGATCACGGTGCGCGCCGACGTCATCGACGGCGTGCAGCCGCCTGACGTCACGAACCAGATCTGGCCGAAGCTCGCTGACATCCGCAATGCGTTGCCGGCGGGCTATCGTCTGGAGATTGGCGGCGCGGTCGAGGAATCAGGCAAGGCGAACGCGTCGATCTTCGCGCTCTTCCCGCTGATGTTCCTTGTCATGCTGACGCTGCTGATGCTGCAGCTTCAGAGCTTCTCCAGGCTGCTGCTCGTCTTCATGACGGCGCCGCTCGGCATCGTCGGCGCGGCGCTTGGTCTGACGCTGGCGAATCAGCCCTTCGGCTTCGTCGCGCTGCTGGGATTGATCGCGCTTGCCGGCATGATCATGCGCAACTCGATCATTCTCGTCGATCAGATCGAGGCGGATTACGCCGGCGGCGCGCACACGCTCAGTGAAGCGATCGTCGAAGCGACGATTCATCGCGCGCGGCCTGTCGTGCTGACCGCGATGGCGGCGATTCTCGCGATGATCCCGCTGTCGCGCTCGGCCTTCTGGGGACCGATGGCGGTGACCATCATGGGCGGTCTCTTCATCGCCACCTTGCTGACGATCCTGTTCCTGCCGGCGCTCTACGCCATGGCGTTCCGCAAACGCCTGAACAAGGTTGCGGAGGCCGAACCGGCGCAGACGGGCAACGCGCCGGTGGCTGCGAACGAGGATGTCGATGACGGCCAGATGCATCTGCCGCTGCCGCAGATCGCCGCGGAATGA